The genomic window CTCATTATCAACAACCTAGAAAGCATgcgacagagcaagacgatattactagtttccatacataaccatacttacagataaatggtcaaggaaggtgttgaactgggtttcgtctttgtcattcctgtactgaaaccatgttgggaggatacgcacatgacacctaacgacaaccgttgcctctgatactaacttggctgactctgtagcatcacgtggcctttttaaacctgcctctaaacggatctccattcttcctcctatggatttagttaacctatcgagcattatccctgatgtttgtttcctcctgcgcctaggtgctagtccaacaacgaacataggaagtgttagtgtacatcaaactgcgagactacatataaagaagcatgcaactgtaacttgactccatcaACTACCTTCTTgccgttgaagctcacaaggttcatctgatcttgccaactcgtcttgtgtcaacagtgcttgggaagtagtgtcaggtggcaagggagcttgggaacgtgctgttagctcagttgacgcatgagtaactcatgcagctggtagtgctgtggaaggtgttgcaacaactagggctgtctttgcttatttggtggcagctatttgtttccgtttggcttgttctgcagctcgtgtagcacgggataacCAGTtcgtagaattttccgctggacattgaccttctattgcaccatcagtaccagtagaatctgcaggattcttccactTCCCATTCCCTGTCATTCCGTGTTGCTTattctttctctgtgccatgttaagtcaagccgacaagaaaaacgaataacaattttgttcttcagaataaattgatgcgtgatacagacgaacttgTTCTTGCAGAATAAATTTATGTTTCCATGGATTTTGtttagatttttttgaaacttctaaATATACTTTTTGGTATTTTCAAAATAACGAGCTATCtagagctcggcctccaaaaacCCGCACTCAGTTTGAGTTGGCCTTTAAGTCCTTCCCGGATATTATGGATGGGATGCCCTACTACTATGCTTACAGGTTAGAGCAATGAACTTCAGGAAAATGCAACTATTATTAAATCTTCAGCCAATTGCAACTTACCATATGTATCATGTTTTCCTATAACTTGTAGATCAATGAGGAGTCATTGGGAGCATGAGAATCAGCTTGCTAAGTGCCAGAAACCATAGGATCTCCCCCCATCCCATATCCTCAGCTATGTCCTACTTCTGCTCTTAAACTTTGAGATGACGATATGCACGATCCTTACAGAGCATCACGATGTGGTTCCCCCAGAACCAAATATACTCGAAAAATCCTTCGCACATTGCTGCCGAAATTTAAGGATAAAAATGTAAACTAAATACTAATTCAAAATTTTATATAATAGTCATGAATAAGTTGGTCATCAAATAATGTATAATAATATGGACAAACAAAGAGCATAGAGATAAAATTTCATAGTATATAGCATGCACTATTATCAACACATAAGTTTCACAATATACATGTCGTTAGTCAAACTGTAGTCTCTAGTCATGAATTAGTCGCATAGTGTCCATCTAGTATGCAAGTAAAATTTTGTATTAATATAAACAATAAACGCAAAGGTCTTACTTTCAAATTTAGTGAATGTGAAAGAATATTTTAGAAAAGATACCTTTAAATTCCTTTGGGTCATTTTTCCTATAATATAAGATACACAAACCTTGGGCACATGTGACAGAATCTTGCAACCAAAATAGTGAAAATGACTTGATTTTCTATTTATAATCCATAAAAACTTGGACGATAGAAAAAAAAACCAAGAAGACGATTTGATTTTTttagtaaacaaaataaaaactgattttttttagtTAACAACATACAAATATGAAAACCAACACATTATTGTCATGTTGTATCTCCATATGTTATGGACCAGATGAAGAAAAGAGTGAGCAGCACAGGGAAATGCCAAAAGGAGCCAACCGTATGCAACAGCCAAATCTACATCTAGTCTTGATGGTAACATGGCATGGACAACAAAGTTGGAGAAGTGAGGAATTATGTAGCATGTGGGAAGCAAAAGAGGCATGAACAGGAAGCGCAACAGAATGGGAATGAGAAAAGAAAGTTGTTTGCGCTTTCGGAACAAGACGATCACATTAACAACACATGAAGTCAAATGAGTGGTTGAACGGGGACTTCTGTTGGACGTCTGGAATGGATTCAAGACATATACATgaagcaaataaaataaaataatcgaTTATTATTTGTGGCATGCTGCACGTACATGTAGAGTAAGTGGGAGCATACACATGAAGACTTAGTGGGAAAACGTTTTTACATGATATACCTGCTTGATAATGTGGATAGGTTACATGTCAAGATAAATAATATAGTGGGGATGACTGTTGAGCAATGTTCAAAATATTGCTCTTGGGATTTTTTAGAATTAAGTCAATTGGCATCTAGTCGGTCCCTACAGATCGTTGTTTTGTATTTCTTCTAGGACGTCACCTTGACTGACATCTTTTGACCATATGATCCTGACTCACCTCTCCTCTCTCCTGAATAGTTACTTCCACTCACACCCGGATAtcccttttggagctcggcctctAGTGAGGCCTCCAAATACAAATTTCAAatttcatcaaaattcatattttaatattttaaaaaattctaaaaaataatacagatatacatgaaggcataacacacatgtttgtaaattttcagtttaaaatacattgaaatgagggctgtgcaaaaaagacaaatatgatgttgtttaacacatgatactattcattctctcaggccatgaatttgtcttttttgtacaggtcgcaactcaaggtatttcatcatgaatttttacaCACATGTGAGTTACATCCTTACATATACGCatttttttccagaattttttgaatcataaaagtttgaatttgaaattttcaaaaacaaaggccttcatggagctcggcctccaaaacgccTTTCTCACTCACACCACACTTGTCTCTCCCACCAACTAGTACATACATTTGATTTTCCAAGCTTAAACTTAGGACAAGCCCAATATGTTGAAATAAATAGCCGATAAATAATCTGAAACATGTCTCTTTCTTTTGATGATATATCCAAAACAAGCCCCACTATGAGTGAAATTAGTTTTTTGAAATCAATTATTTTTTTAAACTAGTGTCTTTTTTTGAAATGAGAGAAATTGTTTTCTTGAAGTTAAATCATTGtgttgaaatgagtgaaatatgtgtTTGAAGTAGTGAATTCAGTTTTTTGAAATGAGTAAATCAGTATTTTCAAATGAGTGGAAACAACGCTGCGTGCCTCTCTCAACCCCTGTTTCCTTCCGTGTGAAAGGCCACGGGCGAGTTACTTTGCCGTCGGATCTTTCTCGTTGTACAAATATAAAGTTTTGCAACTTTTCACCAATAATACTCGTTCTACCGCTTCTGAATCATGGAAGATTCAGATCAAAATATATCACTAAGCATTAGCAGATGCAAATGACTTGCATGTCAGCAGTGCTTAAGAATAAAGGACATAGTTTGGACTTTGGAGCTTAATTAATTAGCATCAATATGATACTAGTACAAACAATGCAACACGGCTAACTTTATGCATGCATGCTCAGACCAAGACACCATCTCACACACCACTGCTTTCATTATACCTTAACCAATCAGATACGCACACCCGGAGGCCAATGACATCATGACACGTACGAGCCACACATGCATGCTCACGCAGCTAATCAAAGGACTTCTTATCACACTAACAGATGCATGTAAATGAAAGCAGGGACACACGTACGTACAGCTACTACCACGTTCACAAACGCGCTCGTATCCCGGCCACCTCAAGGTATcacgccaccgcctccccctcctccacctccgccaccagcgccgaagccgccgccAAACCCACCGAAGGGCCCAGCGCCGGCACCAAACCCGCCGTGCGGACCAAAGCCAGCGACGCCCCCGCCGAGAGGGCCACCGTTGACGGCACCGCCGAAGAGGCCGCCGTCACCACCGTTGCTCCCAGCAAAGGCGGTCTTGGCTTCGCCGAAACCAGCACCGTCTTGGTTGTTGCGACCGGCAGCAAGAGCAACGgtgtcgcagtcgtccccggcaggCATGCCCCTGCCGGCCACCGCCACGGCGAGGCACAGCAGGAGGGAGGCGATGCACCACCACTTGCTCATGGCTCTTGGGTTTGTCTCTGCGAGGTGGCTGAGGTGAGTAACGCAGTGGCAGGGGGGTTtaaagggaggaggaggacgagatgGCCAGATGGGCAGGTGCGAGCGCGTGACAGTAATTAAATTTTGGCAGCCGGCAAGCGGGTGGTTGTTGCCATGCATGGCGCAATAACTCGGAGATGAAGAAGTAGGTCCATGAGAAGTTATTGCGATCGACGCAGGGTATCTTGTACTGTAGCTACACTCGTCAGAAATAAAGTGCTGAGACGATTTTACTCAGTGTTAGTTTTGACAGCGTAAAATGTGCAGTGCATTATAAACCACTTGAGAAAACCAGCCAAAAGAGATTGTCACCGGAGATGACTCCGTGGTGGCTCGAGATCAGTTCGGTTGCATGCTTGTCACTTCTGACGTTTTAATAtgatatctgttggaaatatgagcaaattactacgagatttaatctgaataaatagaaaatagatcatgacagcaatagcagagattaaactaatcatgtgaactagcatagcagatgaacaaatcacatctagggcacatactagaaacatgaattctaccacgatctcgaacaggaaggatagaatcacatacggtgcagcgggagcagcaccgccggcgttgacgttgtcgcccatgtcgtcgaggatgagattgccgaggtcggggaagaagtcgtcgttcgcgaagtcgtcgctgccagcagtcgcgcgagtgcgctccccaaaaacctgatcgcccctctcccgtacaggatcacgagaggcggggttccgaaggcctgctgtcccttctcccggtgcacgccgaaaggagggatggagaagacttgcttggcggcgcaatgatctggagcgctggtgagaaaccatacgaagcggcggcggctaaagtagacgtctgcctgactatatagtgcgggccgggtaggtcgtgggagtatccaaaagaatcggaaacggttcagtaattaacgcgtccgttaattattaattaatgactcattaattttcccgagcagcaaaaatatagacaacgtgcatagctctgtcctcggctcggctcaataccgcaacccgcggcgcggcgcggcgcggcgcggcgcgtcgtgacgaggcgtggcgtggcgaggaggaggagcgcgcgtgtaggtctcctcttctca from Triticum aestivum cultivar Chinese Spring chromosome 3B, IWGSC CS RefSeq v2.1, whole genome shotgun sequence includes these protein-coding regions:
- the LOC123067049 gene encoding glycine-rich protein 5; translation: MSKWWCIASLLLCLAVAVAGRGMPAGDDCDTVALAAGRNNQDGAGFGEAKTAFAGSNGGDGGLFGGAVNGGPLGGGVAGFGPHGGFGAGAGPFGGFGGGFGAGGGGGGGGGGGVIP